TCGGCGGCGGCAACACCGCGGTCGAGGAAGCGCTGTACCTCACCAACATCGCGAGCCACGTCAACGTCATCCATCGCCGCGACAAGTTCCGCGCCGAGCCGATCCTGGTCGACAAGCTGCGCGACAAGGTGTCGGAAGGCAAGGCGACGATCCACTGGGACACCGTGCTCGACGAAGTGCTGGGCGACAACACCGGCGTCACCGGCATCCGCGTAAAGAACGTCAAGACCGAAGCCACGAGCGAGAAGAAGCTCACCGGCGTGTTCATCGCGGTCGGCCATCGTCCCAATACCGAGATCTTCGCCGGCCAGCTCGACATGAACAACGGCTACATCATCACCAAGAGCGGCCTCGAAGGCATGGCGACCGCGACGAGCGTCCCCGGCGTCTTCGCCGCGGGTGACGTGCAGGACCACATCTACCGCCAGGCGGTGACGAGCGCGGGCACCGGCTGTATGGCCGCGCTCGACGCGCAGCGTTACCTCGAAGCCAAGGGCGCGTAGCGCCCCCGGTGCGTTCGCACGCACCCTACGTCGATACGTTCGTAGGGTGCGTGATAACGCACCGCAAAGAACATGACCGGCACCCGTAGAGGCGTCATTGCGCGTCGCCCGCGGCTGCAGCCCGAGCGCATGGCGCAGCGCGGCGCGAAAGCCCGCAAACCGGTCGAAGACCCGGCGTTTCGCACGGCGATGTCCGACGTGAAGCCGCTCGCCGACCGCAACAAGGCGGCGCTCGCAAAACCCCTGCCCCATCCCCGCGTCCGCGATGCCGAGCACGACCTCGCCGTCACCGACGATCTCAGCGACACGCGGCCTTTCGAACGGGAAGCCGGCGAGCCGCTCAAGTTCACGCGCCCCGGCGTGCAACGCCAGACGCTGCGCCAGCTTCGCCGCGGCGGCTCGCGCATCGAGGACGAGCTCGACCTGCACGGCCTCACCGTCAACGAGGCGCGGCCGCTGCTCGTGGCGTTCCTCGAGCGCTGCCGCGCGAGCGGCGCACGCTCCGTGCGCATCATTCACGGCAAGGGTCTGCGCTCGGGATCCGGCGAAGGCGTGCTGAAAGGCCTGGTCGCGAGCTGGCTCGCCCAGCGCGAGGACGTGCTCGCGTTTCACGAGGCGAAGCCTGCGGACGGCGGAAGCGGCGCAGTGGTAGTGCTGCTTAGGGCTTGACCGTAATTCCGGACCGCCCGGCAGGGCGAAGTGATCCGGAATCCATTTTGAATCGGGCCTCGACGTCAAAATGGATTCCCGCCTTCGCGGGAATGACGAGGCGCTAGATCGCTGCCTCGTCCGTCTCGCCGGTGCGGATGCGAATGACCTGCGCGACGTCGGACACGAAGATCTTCCCGTCGCCGATCTTCCCGGTGCGGGCGGCTTTGACGATGGCGTCGATCGCCTGGTCGAGCAGGTTGTCGGGAACGACCACGTCGACTTTGACCTTGGGCAGGAAATCGACGACATACTCCGCGCCGCGATAGAGCTCGGTATGACCTTTCTGACGGCCGAAGCCCTTGACCTCGGTGACGGTCAGGCCGGAGACGCCGATCTCGGACAGCGCTTCACGCACTTCGTCGAGCTTGAACGGCTTGAATATCGCCTCGATTTTCTTCATGGCCTGTCCCCCGGTACCTCGGTGTGTCCTGGAATCCGGCAAGGATAACATGCCCCTGCCCCTCGACAGTGCGCACCGGGCGCCACGCGCTCGGGCGCCGCGTTCGATAAGATGCGGGGCTACAGCCGGAGCTTCGCGATAGCACGCTCGAAACCCACGACCTCGCCCGCGGCCGACGATGCCGTCGCGATCCAGGTCGCCTCCTCCATCGCCCACATCGCGCCCGACGCGTGGAACGCCCTCGCCGGGCCGCAGCCGTTCGTGCGCCACGAGTTCCTGAACGCGCTGCACGAGACCGGCTGCGCGTCGCCCGAGACCGGCTGGGGACCGCAGTATCTGATCCTGATGGACGGCGACGCGCTGGCCGGCGCGATGCCGCTCTATCTGAAAGGTCACTCGTACGGCGAGTACGTCTTCGACTGGAGCTGGGCGGATGCGTATCGCCGTCACGGGCTCGAGTACTACCCCAAGCTCCTGTGCGCGATCCCGTTCACGCCGGTGTGCGGCCCGCGCATCCTCGCCGCCAGCACCGAAGCGCGCAGGATCCTCTCCGCCGGCGCGCTCACGCTCGCGCGCGAGCTCGGCGTGTCGTCGCTGCACTGCCTCTATCCGCCCGAAGAAGACGCCGCCGCTTTGACCGGCGTCGGAATGATGGAGCGCCACGGCGTGCAGTTCCACTGGCGCAACGACAGTTACGCGAGCTTCGACGACTTCCTCGCGCAGATGAACCACGACAAGCGCAAGAAAGTGAAGCAGGAGCGGCGCAAGGTGCGCGAGGCGGGCATCACGTTCGAATGGCGGGAAGGGCGCGAGATCGCCGACGCCGACTGGGTGTTCTTCCACAAGTGCTACTCGCGCACCTATCGCGAGCACTACTCGACGCCGTATCTCAACCTCGAGTTCTTCCGCCGCATCGGCGAGGCGATGCCGGAGAACATCACGATGGTGATCGCCCGGCGTGCGGGCAAACCGATCGCGGCGTCGTTCAACATGCGCGACGCGACGACGCTCTACGGCCGCTACTGGGGGGCGATCGAGCACCACCCCGTCCTGCACTT
The DNA window shown above is from Burkholderiales bacterium and carries:
- the trxB gene encoding thioredoxin-disulfide reductase, encoding MSQATKHCRVLILGSGPAGYTAAVYAARANLQPVLITGLAQGGQLMTTTDVDNWPADAMGVQGPELMERFMKHAERFKTELVFDHIHTAKLKETPITLIGDSGTYTCDTLIIATGASAMYLGLPSEQAFMGKGVSGCATCDGFFYKGQEVAVVGGGNTAVEEALYLTNIASHVNVIHRRDKFRAEPILVDKLRDKVSEGKATIHWDTVLDEVLGDNTGVTGIRVKNVKTEATSEKKLTGVFIAVGHRPNTEIFAGQLDMNNGYIITKSGLEGMATATSVPGVFAAGDVQDHIYRQAVTSAGTGCMAALDAQRYLEAKGA
- a CDS encoding Smr/MutS family protein; protein product: MTGTRRGVIARRPRLQPERMAQRGAKARKPVEDPAFRTAMSDVKPLADRNKAALAKPLPHPRVRDAEHDLAVTDDLSDTRPFEREAGEPLKFTRPGVQRQTLRQLRRGGSRIEDELDLHGLTVNEARPLLVAFLERCRASGARSVRIIHGKGLRSGSGEGVLKGLVASWLAQREDVLAFHEAKPADGGSGAVVVLLRA
- the glnK gene encoding P-II family nitrogen regulator, with protein sequence MKKIEAIFKPFKLDEVREALSEIGVSGLTVTEVKGFGRQKGHTELYRGAEYVVDFLPKVKVDVVVPDNLLDQAIDAIVKAARTGKIGDGKIFVSDVAQVIRIRTGETDEAAI
- a CDS encoding GNAT family N-acetyltransferase gives rise to the protein MRGYSRSFAIARSKPTTSPAADDAVAIQVASSIAHIAPDAWNALAGPQPFVRHEFLNALHETGCASPETGWGPQYLILMDGDALAGAMPLYLKGHSYGEYVFDWSWADAYRRHGLEYYPKLLCAIPFTPVCGPRILAASTEARRILSAGALTLARELGVSSLHCLYPPEEDAAALTGVGMMERHGVQFHWRNDSYASFDDFLAQMNHDKRKKVKQERRKVREAGITFEWREGREIADADWVFFHKCYSRTYREHYSTPYLNLEFFRRIGEAMPENITMVIARRAGKPIAASFNMRDATTLYGRYWGAIEHHPVLHFETCYYQVIEYCIARGLTRFEGGAQGERTKLARGLMPVETRSTHWIARRDFARAIEDFLARETHGVADHIGELNERAPFKELPQSPPPQGEG